One window from the genome of Methylomarinovum caldicuralii encodes:
- a CDS encoding magnesium transporter, producing the protein MVDDVGRFLGLVPAGRLVAAAEEQPLQELMVPAPTVSPDTPLSEAVAQAGKTGAAVLAVVDEEGRLAGLLPAEILLGRMHDRYGEALKRFTGIRENSEQAVSAIEGQPFRRLPHRLPWLLVGTFGSMIATAVMAGFEDVLRRDVEVAFFIPGLVYLADAIGTQSEAIAVRGLSFSRASLGKLWWGELQTGMLLGLTLALLVFPFIWLAFSASLALALALSLIFASSVATTIGLLFPWLLARLGKDPAYGSGPIATIIQDLLSLVIYFLVVYGLLF; encoded by the coding sequence GTGGTGGACGACGTCGGCCGCTTTCTGGGCCTGGTCCCGGCAGGGCGGCTGGTCGCCGCTGCGGAGGAACAGCCGCTGCAGGAACTGATGGTGCCGGCGCCGACGGTAAGCCCGGATACACCCCTTTCCGAAGCCGTCGCCCAGGCCGGAAAGACCGGCGCCGCCGTGCTGGCCGTGGTCGATGAAGAGGGGCGGCTTGCCGGTCTGCTGCCGGCCGAAATCCTGCTGGGCCGGATGCACGACCGCTATGGCGAGGCCCTGAAGCGCTTCACCGGCATCCGGGAGAATTCCGAACAGGCGGTCTCGGCCATCGAGGGCCAGCCGTTCCGGCGCCTGCCCCATCGCCTGCCTTGGCTGTTGGTAGGCACCTTCGGCAGCATGATCGCCACGGCGGTGATGGCCGGCTTCGAAGACGTCCTGCGCCGCGACGTGGAAGTGGCCTTCTTCATTCCCGGCCTGGTGTATCTGGCCGACGCCATCGGCACCCAGTCGGAAGCCATCGCGGTGCGGGGTCTGAGCTTCAGCCGCGCTTCCCTTGGGAAACTATGGTGGGGGGAGTTGCAGACCGGCATGCTCCTGGGCCTGACGCTGGCGCTGCTGGTATTCCCGTTCATCTGGCTCGCCTTCAGCGCCTCCCTGGCGCTGGCGCTGGCTCTGTCTCTGATCTTCGCCAGTAGCGTGGCCACCACTATCGGCCTGCTGTTCCCCTGGCTGCTGGCCCGCCTGGGCAAGGATCCCGCCTACGGCAGCGGCCCCATCGCC
- a CDS encoding SCO family protein: protein MPLKLLVIAAVCLLTACQPQPWRTTDVSGRLPDLDFTLVDTRGHVRRGADFRGKVTLLFTGFTHCPALCPATLARLATVLESLEADPKAVQVLFVSLDPERDTPEVLAAYVRRFGPWFVGLTGDRDQLDALTKRYFLGYRKEREGRDYDVIHSDIILIFDRQGRARLLARSKTPLEDLQADLERLLAE, encoded by the coding sequence ATGCCGTTGAAACTACTCGTCATCGCCGCCGTCTGCCTGCTGACCGCCTGCCAGCCCCAGCCCTGGCGCACCACCGACGTCAGCGGCAGGCTGCCCGATCTCGATTTCACCCTCGTCGATACCCGGGGCCATGTGCGCCGCGGGGCCGATTTCCGCGGCAAGGTGACGCTGCTGTTCACTGGGTTCACCCACTGCCCGGCGCTGTGCCCGGCGACCCTGGCGCGGCTGGCGACAGTGCTGGAAAGCCTCGAGGCTGACCCGAAGGCGGTGCAGGTCCTGTTCGTCAGTCTCGATCCCGAACGCGACACCCCCGAGGTATTGGCGGCATACGTGCGCCGCTTCGGCCCCTGGTTCGTCGGCCTTACCGGTGACAGGGATCAACTCGATGCTTTAACCAAGCGCTATTTCCTCGGTTACCGCAAGGAAAGGGAAGGGCGGGACTACGACGTGATCCACAGCGATATCATCCTGATCTTCGACCGCCAGGGACGCGCCCGGCTGCTGGCCCGCAGTAAGACGCCGCTGGAAGATCTGCAGGCCGATCTCGAACGCCTGCTGGCTGAATAG
- the dapC gene encoding succinyldiaminopimelate transaminase — MNPRLDLLQPYPFEKLARLKAGVEPPADKPHIALSIGEPQDPPPHFLAEAVIAHLHGLAKYPTTPGMPQLREAIAAWLQRRFDLAAVDPERQVLPVNGTREALFSFAQALIDPADRPLVLMPNPFYQIYEGAALLAGAEPCYLNATAATGFLPDFDAVPEAVWRRCRLLYLCSPSNPTGRVIGLETLKGLVEKAQRYDFVIAGDECYSELHDGNPPPGLLQAAAELGLDDYRRCVVFHSLSKRSSAPGLRSGFVAGDAALLERYFLYRTYHGCAMPLPAQHASIAAWNDEAHVARNRAAYRERFAAAAEILAGAAEVQVPPAAFYFWLKVPGDDAEFARRLYARENVTVLPGSFLAREASGVNPGRGYVRIAWVHPLAVCVEAAQRIRRALCD; from the coding sequence ATGAACCCCAGACTCGATCTCCTGCAACCCTATCCGTTCGAGAAGCTCGCCCGCCTCAAGGCCGGCGTCGAGCCGCCGGCGGACAAGCCCCACATCGCCCTGTCCATCGGCGAGCCCCAGGACCCGCCGCCACATTTCCTCGCCGAAGCCGTCATCGCCCATCTCCACGGCCTGGCGAAATACCCCACCACCCCGGGCATGCCGCAGCTGCGCGAGGCCATCGCCGCCTGGCTGCAGCGGCGTTTCGATTTGGCGGCAGTCGATCCCGAACGCCAGGTGTTGCCGGTAAACGGCACCCGCGAGGCCCTGTTCTCCTTCGCCCAGGCGCTCATCGACCCAGCCGACAGGCCCCTGGTGTTGATGCCCAATCCCTTCTATCAGATCTACGAAGGGGCGGCGCTGCTGGCCGGTGCCGAGCCCTGCTATCTCAACGCCACCGCCGCGACCGGTTTCCTGCCGGATTTCGACGCCGTCCCGGAGGCGGTGTGGCGCCGCTGCCGCCTGCTGTATCTGTGTTCGCCCTCCAATCCCACCGGCCGGGTCATCGGCCTGGAGACGCTCAAGGGCCTGGTCGAAAAGGCCCAGCGTTACGATTTCGTCATTGCCGGGGACGAGTGCTACAGCGAGCTTCACGACGGCAACCCGCCGCCGGGCCTGCTCCAGGCAGCCGCCGAACTGGGCCTGGACGATTACCGCCGCTGCGTGGTGTTCCACAGCCTGTCCAAGCGTTCCAGCGCCCCGGGGCTGCGTTCCGGTTTTGTCGCCGGCGATGCGGCGCTGCTCGAACGCTACTTCCTCTACCGCACCTACCACGGCTGCGCCATGCCCCTGCCGGCCCAGCATGCCAGCATCGCCGCCTGGAACGACGAGGCGCACGTGGCCCGCAACCGCGCCGCCTACCGGGAGCGCTTCGCGGCGGCGGCGGAAATCCTCGCCGGGGCGGCCGAGGTTCAGGTGCCGCCGGCGGCGTTCTATTTCTGGCTCAAGGTGCCGGGGGACGATGCCGAGTTCGCCCGCCGCCTCTATGCCCGGGAAAATGTCACCGTGCTGCCCGGCAGCTTCCTGGCGCGCGAGGCCAGCGGCGTCAATCCCGGGCGCGGTTACGTGCGCATCGCCTGGGTGCACCCGCTGGCGGTGTGCGTCGAGGCGGCGCAGCGCATCCGCCGCGCTCTGTGCGATTGA
- a CDS encoding 2OG-Fe(II) oxygenase: MQTGERDFPTAERVETAVAALAGPGWGVIDDFLPSSLWQALADSAQRRLAAGEFRAASIGRGGRVQTVIRGDTIRWLEAGDADAAERDFFTLVERLRQAINRRLWLGLLDFECHYARYPAGARYRRHLDRPHRRTERTVTLVCYLNAGWRAEEGGALRLYLDEDRSVEVLPQGGRAVVFLSERFEHEVLPARRPRLALTGWYRQRLHGGRVI; the protein is encoded by the coding sequence TTGCAGACGGGGGAGCGCGATTTCCCGACGGCAGAGCGGGTCGAAACGGCGGTCGCCGCCCTAGCCGGTCCCGGTTGGGGGGTGATCGACGATTTCCTGCCGTCGTCCCTGTGGCAGGCTCTGGCCGATTCGGCGCAACGCCGTCTGGCCGCCGGCGAGTTCCGCGCCGCCAGTATCGGCCGGGGCGGCCGAGTGCAAACGGTGATCCGCGGCGACACCATCCGCTGGCTGGAGGCCGGTGATGCGGATGCTGCCGAGCGCGACTTTTTTACCCTCGTCGAGCGCCTGCGCCAGGCCATCAACCGGCGGTTGTGGCTTGGCCTGCTCGACTTTGAGTGTCATTACGCCCGCTATCCCGCCGGGGCCCGTTACCGGCGTCATCTCGACCGTCCCCATCGGCGGACCGAGCGCACCGTCACCCTCGTTTGCTATCTCAATGCCGGCTGGCGTGCCGAGGAGGGCGGCGCGCTGCGCCTCTACCTGGATGAAGACCGCAGCGTGGAGGTGTTGCCCCAGGGCGGCCGGGCGGTGGTGTTCCTGAGCGAGCGCTTCGAACACGAAGTGCTGCCGGCCCGGCGCCCCCGCCTGGCGTTGACGGGCTGGTACCGGCAGCGTCTCCACGGTGGCCGGGTGATCTAG
- a CDS encoding Gfo/Idh/MocA family protein, whose amino-acid sequence MNTTRKVRWGILGAARMSKVMLPAIVAAGNTELVAVASRRPGAAAQLLAECGQENVTAYDDPQALLDDPKVEAVYLPLANEEHGEWAPKVLEHGKHVLVEKPMALQLEDIDRIEAAARERNLKVMEGFMYRFHPQHRRVWNIIEAGHLGTIRSVRATFSFPMTPARLYRISRPLEQGGGALWDIGCYAVHCCRFFYDHEPEAAVAMAKFNEHGADTSVAGALDFGDGRFATFDFGFERARRAEYEIIGTEGGLKCHNVWAKPGDIPLLSWWTGDGRLHEEWLPTADHFRLEIEHFSHCILTDAPPALSLDDARGNCRALNAIVAAIRTGQRTPV is encoded by the coding sequence ATGAACACCACCCGCAAAGTCCGCTGGGGCATTCTCGGCGCCGCCCGCATGAGCAAGGTGATGCTGCCGGCCATCGTCGCCGCCGGCAACACCGAACTGGTCGCCGTCGCCAGCCGCCGGCCCGGGGCGGCGGCGCAACTGCTGGCCGAGTGCGGCCAGGAAAACGTCACCGCCTACGACGATCCCCAGGCGCTGCTGGACGACCCGAAGGTCGAGGCGGTTTATCTGCCCCTGGCCAACGAGGAGCACGGCGAATGGGCCCCGAAGGTACTGGAACACGGTAAGCACGTGCTGGTGGAAAAACCCATGGCCCTGCAGCTGGAGGACATCGACCGCATCGAGGCCGCCGCCAGGGAACGCAATCTCAAGGTCATGGAAGGCTTCATGTACCGCTTCCATCCCCAACACCGACGGGTGTGGAACATCATCGAGGCCGGTCATCTGGGAACGATCCGCAGCGTGCGCGCCACCTTCTCCTTTCCCATGACCCCGGCGCGGCTGTACCGCATCTCCCGCCCTCTGGAACAGGGCGGCGGCGCCCTGTGGGACATCGGCTGCTACGCGGTCCACTGCTGCCGCTTCTTCTACGATCACGAACCGGAGGCCGCGGTGGCCATGGCCAAGTTCAACGAGCACGGCGCCGACACCTCGGTGGCCGGCGCCCTGGACTTCGGCGACGGGCGCTTTGCCACCTTCGACTTCGGCTTCGAGCGCGCCCGCCGGGCCGAATACGAGATCATCGGCACCGAAGGCGGCCTCAAGTGCCACAACGTCTGGGCCAAACCCGGCGACATCCCGCTGCTGAGCTGGTGGACCGGCGACGGCCGGCTGCACGAGGAGTGGCTGCCCACCGCCGATCACTTCCGGCTGGAGATCGAGCACTTCTCCCACTGCATCCTGACCGACGCGCCCCCCGCCCTGTCCCTGGACGACGCCCGCGGCAACTGCCGGGCCCTGAACGCCATCGTCGCCGCGATCCGCACGGGCCAGCGTACGCCTGTCTAG
- a CDS encoding MFS transporter — translation MQPKTAWILYDFANSAFATTVMAGFFPLFFKQYWHGGDPVDSTFQLGLANAAASGLILVTAPLLGAVADQGRLHKRLLVGFALLGICATFALALLQAGMAPHALLCFGLGLVGFSGANVFYDSLLVEVAKPAEYERISSLGFALGYLGGGLLFALNVAMALKPQWFGLASSEQALRLAFASVAVWWLVFTLPLLWKVGEKPSRRLSLSLVGDAWRQVVRTLGHVRAHRPAFLFLVAYWFYIDGVDTIVRMAVDYGLAIGLGWKGLIAALLLVQFVGFPAAIAYGRLGEWIGAKRAILLGLAVYVAVTAFAAKLDSATEFYALAVLIGLVQGGVQALSRAYYAHLIPRHMAAEFFGFYNMLGKFAAVLGPLLVGVTGRLAGDPRAGIFSIVALFLIGGAVLLRVRPQVVAS, via the coding sequence ATGCAGCCCAAAACCGCCTGGATCCTCTACGATTTTGCCAACTCCGCCTTCGCCACCACGGTGATGGCCGGTTTCTTCCCGTTGTTCTTCAAGCAGTACTGGCACGGCGGCGATCCGGTCGACAGCACCTTCCAGCTCGGGCTGGCCAACGCCGCCGCCAGCGGCCTGATCCTGGTGACCGCCCCGCTGCTGGGGGCCGTCGCCGACCAAGGGCGGCTGCACAAACGCCTGCTGGTGGGATTCGCGCTGCTGGGCATCTGCGCCACCTTCGCCCTGGCGTTGTTGCAGGCAGGAATGGCCCCCCACGCCCTGCTCTGCTTCGGACTGGGGCTGGTAGGCTTTTCCGGCGCCAACGTCTTTTACGATTCCCTGCTGGTGGAAGTGGCAAAGCCGGCCGAATACGAGCGCATCTCCAGCCTGGGGTTCGCTCTGGGCTATCTGGGAGGCGGGCTGCTGTTCGCTCTCAACGTGGCCATGGCCCTTAAACCCCAGTGGTTCGGTCTGGCTTCTTCGGAGCAGGCGTTGCGTCTGGCCTTCGCCTCGGTGGCGGTATGGTGGCTGGTCTTCACCCTGCCGCTGCTGTGGAAGGTGGGCGAGAAACCTTCCCGCCGTTTGAGCCTGTCTCTGGTGGGCGACGCCTGGCGCCAGGTGGTGCGCACCCTGGGCCACGTCCGCGCCCACCGCCCGGCGTTCCTGTTCCTGGTGGCCTACTGGTTCTACATCGACGGGGTGGACACCATCGTCCGTATGGCGGTGGACTACGGCCTGGCCATCGGCCTCGGCTGGAAGGGCCTGATCGCCGCCCTGCTGCTGGTGCAGTTCGTCGGCTTTCCCGCCGCCATCGCCTACGGCCGCCTGGGGGAATGGATCGGCGCCAAACGCGCCATCCTGCTGGGGCTGGCGGTCTATGTGGCGGTGACGGCCTTCGCCGCCAAACTGGACTCGGCGACCGAGTTCTACGCCCTGGCGGTGCTGATCGGCCTTGTCCAGGGCGGGGTCCAGGCCCTCAGCCGCGCCTACTACGCTCATCTGATCCCCAGGCACATGGCGGCGGAGTTCTTCGGCTTCTACAACATGCTGGGCAAGTTCGCCGCGGTGCTGGGGCCGCTGCTGGTGGGGGTCACCGGACGGCTGGCCGGCGACCCGCGGGCGGGAATCTTCAGCATCGTGGCGCTGTTTCTGATCGGGGGCGCCGTTCTGTTGCGCGTCCGCCCGCAGGTTGTGGCATCCTAA
- a CDS encoding aminotransferase class V-fold PLP-dependent enzyme: MDNAVLPPRASKAEPMLGYPINLNPPPPGFARWRRRLRRAGIGILAYNNGGNPYAQAPVPHHTHPFERRVVARCGRLYGFPADDLWGFVSGSGTDSNLHALHLGRTWLQDRYGVAPRCYFTAEAHYSIPQLADLLGLETALVATDADGAMAPADLARRLAHDRPALVVATVGTTFRGAVDPLPAIGRILANMPHFLHVDAAAFGGYLPYTAFAHLLWQQTVNFDSLAVSCHKFFGFHSPAGLFLTRRSLFDAYLAAAGRRHRAEYLGHFPGTLSCSRDAVKPAEFLYYTTPRMQARLAADARRILGDTAWLLAELETRRPDLEPRRAHPASNVIWFRHPGETVVRRYHLACQDGHAHVVVMPHAHRGLLTRFLDDLERR, translated from the coding sequence ATGGATAACGCCGTCCTCCCCCCACGCGCTTCCAAAGCCGAGCCGATGCTCGGCTACCCCATCAACCTCAATCCCCCGCCGCCGGGGTTCGCGCGCTGGCGCCGGCGGCTGCGGCGCGCCGGGATCGGGATCCTCGCTTACAACAACGGCGGCAATCCCTACGCCCAAGCGCCGGTGCCGCACCACACCCACCCCTTCGAACGCCGGGTGGTGGCACGGTGCGGACGGCTGTACGGCTTTCCGGCGGACGACCTGTGGGGTTTCGTCAGCGGCAGCGGCACCGACAGCAACCTCCACGCCCTCCATCTGGGGCGGACCTGGCTGCAGGACCGCTACGGGGTGGCGCCACGGTGCTATTTCACCGCCGAGGCCCATTACTCGATTCCACAGCTGGCGGACCTGCTCGGCCTCGAGACGGCGCTGGTCGCCACGGATGCAGACGGCGCCATGGCCCCGGCCGATCTGGCCCGGCGGCTGGCGCACGACCGCCCCGCCCTGGTGGTGGCCACCGTCGGCACCACGTTCCGGGGCGCCGTCGATCCCCTCCCGGCCATCGGCCGGATACTGGCCAACATGCCGCATTTCCTCCACGTGGACGCGGCCGCCTTCGGCGGCTATCTGCCCTACACCGCCTTCGCCCACTTGTTGTGGCAGCAAACGGTCAACTTCGATTCCCTGGCGGTATCATGCCACAAGTTCTTCGGTTTCCATTCCCCCGCCGGCCTGTTTCTGACCCGGCGCAGCCTTTTCGACGCCTATCTGGCTGCCGCCGGCCGCCGCCACCGGGCCGAGTATCTGGGTCATTTCCCCGGCACCCTGAGCTGCTCGCGGGATGCGGTCAAACCGGCGGAATTTCTCTATTACACCACGCCCCGGATGCAGGCCCGGCTGGCGGCGGACGCCCGCCGCATTCTCGGCGACACCGCCTGGCTGCTGGCGGAACTTGAGACCCGTCGACCCGATCTCGAACCCCGGCGCGCCCACCCAGCTTCCAACGTCATCTGGTTCCGCCACCCCGGCGAGACCGTGGTGCGCCGCTACCACCTGGCCTGCCAGGACGGTCATGCCCACGTGGTGGTCATGCCCCACGCCCATCGGGGCCTGCTCACCCGTTTCCTCGACGATCTGGAGCGACGCTGA
- the recQ gene encoding DNA helicase RecQ — MTPEYLLQHVFGYQRFRGHQREIIDHVAGGGDALVLMPTGGGKSLCYQIPALLRAGTAVVVSPLIALMQDQVDALEQLGVKAAFINSSLPWEEVRAREQRLLRGEYDLVYVAPERLCTDAFLDKLARIPQALLAIDEAHCVSQWGHDFRPEYLQLAVLAERFPDVPRIALTATADAATRREILERLQLKEARVFAASFDRPNIRYRVAPKAAPRRQLLAFLEEHRGEAGIVYCLSRKRVEDTARFLQQAGFAALPYHAGLAAETRAAHQQRFLHEEAVVMVATVAFGMGIDKPDVRFVAHLDLPKSLEAYYQETGRAGRDGLAAEAWMLYGLQDVVMVRQLLAQSQADERIKRIEHHKLEALLGYCETTECRRQVLLRYFGEILAEPCGNCDTCLEPPAVWEATREARMALSCVYRTGQRFGVKYLIDVLRGQADERIRRFGHDRVSTFGIGGHLSAAQWKSVFRQLTAAGYLAVDMAGHGGLRLTEKCRPLLRGEEILRLRHDPQVRKTAAAKDRRAAGMPEDEDGKRLWAALRALRRQLAEAQQVPPYIIFSDATLADLVERRPRDPGDLLEVVGIGDAKRERYGQAILEVIRDHEVAA; from the coding sequence ATGACCCCCGAATACCTCCTCCAGCACGTCTTCGGTTATCAGCGATTCCGTGGCCACCAGCGCGAGATCATCGACCACGTGGCCGGCGGCGGCGACGCGCTGGTGCTGATGCCCACCGGCGGCGGCAAGTCCCTGTGCTATCAGATTCCGGCCCTGTTGCGCGCCGGCACCGCGGTGGTGGTCTCGCCCCTGATCGCCCTGATGCAGGATCAGGTCGACGCCCTGGAACAGCTCGGCGTCAAGGCCGCCTTCATCAATTCCAGCCTGCCGTGGGAGGAGGTCCGCGCGCGGGAACAGCGGCTGCTGCGGGGGGAATACGATCTGGTCTATGTCGCCCCCGAGCGGCTTTGCACCGACGCCTTTCTGGACAAACTGGCCCGCATTCCCCAGGCGCTGCTGGCCATCGACGAGGCCCACTGCGTGTCCCAGTGGGGCCACGATTTCCGTCCCGAGTACCTGCAGCTGGCGGTGCTGGCCGAGCGCTTCCCCGACGTGCCGCGCATCGCCCTGACCGCCACCGCCGACGCCGCCACCCGCCGCGAGATCCTGGAACGCCTGCAGCTAAAGGAAGCGCGGGTGTTCGCCGCCAGTTTCGACCGTCCCAACATCCGCTATCGGGTCGCTCCCAAGGCCGCGCCGCGCCGGCAATTGCTGGCCTTTCTGGAGGAGCACCGCGGCGAGGCCGGCATCGTCTATTGCCTGTCGCGCAAACGGGTCGAGGACACCGCCCGTTTCCTGCAACAGGCGGGATTTGCGGCGCTGCCCTACCATGCCGGCCTGGCGGCGGAGACGCGGGCGGCCCATCAGCAGCGTTTCCTCCACGAGGAGGCAGTGGTCATGGTGGCCACGGTGGCCTTCGGCATGGGCATCGACAAGCCCGACGTGCGTTTCGTCGCCCATCTGGACCTGCCCAAGAGCCTGGAAGCCTACTACCAGGAAACCGGCCGCGCCGGGCGCGACGGGCTGGCGGCGGAAGCCTGGATGCTCTACGGCCTCCAGGACGTGGTCATGGTGCGCCAGCTGCTGGCCCAGTCCCAGGCCGACGAGCGCATCAAGCGCATCGAGCACCACAAGCTCGAGGCCCTGCTCGGCTACTGCGAAACCACCGAATGCCGCCGTCAGGTGCTGCTGCGCTATTTCGGCGAGATCCTGGCCGAACCCTGCGGCAACTGCGACACCTGCCTGGAGCCGCCGGCGGTCTGGGAGGCGACCCGCGAGGCCCGCATGGCCCTGTCGTGCGTCTACCGCACCGGCCAGCGCTTCGGTGTCAAGTACCTCATCGACGTGCTGCGGGGGCAGGCCGATGAGCGTATCCGCCGGTTCGGTCACGACCGGGTGTCCACCTTCGGCATCGGCGGCCATCTCAGCGCCGCCCAGTGGAAGTCGGTGTTCCGCCAGCTCACCGCCGCCGGTTACCTGGCCGTGGACATGGCGGGGCACGGCGGCCTGCGCCTGACGGAAAAGTGCCGCCCGCTGCTGCGTGGGGAGGAAATCCTGCGGCTGCGCCACGATCCCCAGGTGCGGAAGACCGCGGCTGCGAAAGACCGTCGTGCGGCCGGGATGCCGGAGGACGAGGACGGCAAACGGCTGTGGGCGGCGCTGCGGGCGCTGCGCCGGCAACTGGCGGAAGCGCAGCAGGTGCCGCCCTATATCATCTTCAGCGATGCCACCCTCGCCGACCTGGTCGAGCGCCGCCCCCGGGATCCCGGTGACCTGCTGGAGGTGGTGGGCATCGGCGACGCCAAGCGGGAACGGTACGGGCAGGCCATTCTGGAGGTGATCCGCGACCACGAGGTGGCGGCATGA
- a CDS encoding glutaredoxin family protein, which produces MKRWVLYGTAACHLCEQAEALLKQAGCDFDTIDIAADAALTARYGVRIPVLADRTQDRELGWPFDAVVLQDFIDAEG; this is translated from the coding sequence ATGAAACGCTGGGTGTTGTACGGCACCGCCGCCTGCCACCTGTGCGAGCAGGCCGAGGCGCTGCTTAAGCAGGCCGGATGCGACTTCGACACGATCGACATCGCCGCCGACGCCGCCCTGACGGCGCGCTACGGCGTACGGATTCCGGTCCTGGCCGACAGGACGCAGGATCGGGAACTGGGGTGGCCGTTCGATGCGGTCGTATTGCAGGACTTCATCGATGCGGAGGGATGA